The Harpia harpyja isolate bHarHar1 chromosome 10, bHarHar1 primary haplotype, whole genome shotgun sequence genome includes a region encoding these proteins:
- the DNAJC12 gene encoding dnaJ homolog subfamily C member 12 isoform X2, with the protein MDAILNCRLDDLEDYYNLLGCDELSTVEQILAEFKIKALECHPDKHPGNPKAVENFQKLQQAKEILTNEESRARYDYWRRSKITIPFQQWEALSNSVKTTENNEDGLSDGNREQGDVAIPDAKPQSSKNPDSPRFSEANYWHLRFRWSGDAPSELLRKFRNYEI; encoded by the exons ATGGATGCAATTCTGAACTGCAGACTGGATGACTTGGAAGATTACTACAACTTGCTAGGATGCGACGAACTATCTACG GTTGAACAAATTCTTGCAGAATTTAAGATTAAAGCCCTTGAATGTCATCCTGACAAACATCCTGGAAACCCCAAAGCAG TGGAGAATTTCCAGAAGCTGCAGCAAGCGAAGGAGATTCTTACTAATGAAGAGAGTCGAGCACGTTACGATTACTGGCGACGAAGCAAAATTACCATTCCATTCCAGCAATGGGAAGCCCTGAGCAATTCTGTGAAAACG ACTGAAAACAATGAAGATGGATTGTCAGATGGGAATAGGGAGCAAGGAGATGTTGCAATTCCTGATGCGAAACCACAGTCTTCAAAGAATCCAGACTCCCCCA gATTTTCAGAGGCAAATTACTGGCATCTGCGTTTCCGCTGGTCAGGGGATGCTCCATCAGAGCTTCTGAGGAAATTCAGAAACTATGAGATCTAA
- the DNAJC12 gene encoding dnaJ homolog subfamily C member 12 isoform X1 encodes MDAILNCRLDDLEDYYNLLGCDELSTVEQILAEFKIKALECHPDKHPGNPKAVENFQKLQQAKEILTNEESRARYDYWRRSKITIPFQQWEALSNSVKTSMHWAVQSKKDQMLEAPDLNNSNSITNEIWTQQTENNEDGLSDGNREQGDVAIPDAKPQSSKNPDSPRFSEANYWHLRFRWSGDAPSELLRKFRNYEI; translated from the exons ATGGATGCAATTCTGAACTGCAGACTGGATGACTTGGAAGATTACTACAACTTGCTAGGATGCGACGAACTATCTACG GTTGAACAAATTCTTGCAGAATTTAAGATTAAAGCCCTTGAATGTCATCCTGACAAACATCCTGGAAACCCCAAAGCAG TGGAGAATTTCCAGAAGCTGCAGCAAGCGAAGGAGATTCTTACTAATGAAGAGAGTCGAGCACGTTACGATTACTGGCGACGAAGCAAAATTACCATTCCATTCCAGCAATGGGAAGCCCTGAGCAATTCTGTGAAAACG tCAATGCACTGGGCTGTCCAAAGTAAGAAGGACCAAATGCTGGAAGCTCCTGACTTGAATAATAGCAACAGTATAACTAATGAGATTTGGACCCAACAGACTGAAAACAATGAAGATGGATTGTCAGATGGGAATAGGGAGCAAGGAGATGTTGCAATTCCTGATGCGAAACCACAGTCTTCAAAGAATCCAGACTCCCCCA gATTTTCAGAGGCAAATTACTGGCATCTGCGTTTCCGCTGGTCAGGGGATGCTCCATCAGAGCTTCTGAGGAAATTCAGAAACTATGAGATCTAA